One window from the genome of Paraclostridium sordellii encodes:
- a CDS encoding helix-turn-helix domain-containing protein gives MKGINKYDSMSKTYEDQYLTKNEKLIYVYLILLHNNSKGFAYPSYVSLKRALSTTRDDTVSKIVKSLEEKRYIKRDLSPGRNTKYYLLKNIKSTTKSEGTTESEGTAKNEGTTTTKNEGTPLRKVKDNSINNKLNNSINIDNNKKSSKKINKKYIDLSQMEIEYIKLTQEEYDKLVEKYTESLVKKKLIDMEAYEANRKKKYLDHYKALCSWLNKEKPKEQQSKEKSKTTVNRNVKADSVEDAIKLIRGEVDE, from the coding sequence TTGAAGGGAATTAATAAATATGACTCAATGTCTAAAACATATGAAGATCAATATCTTACAAAAAATGAAAAGTTAATATATGTGTATTTGATTTTGCTACACAATAATAGCAAAGGATTTGCATATCCAAGCTATGTATCTTTGAAAAGAGCTTTATCAACTACAAGGGATGATACTGTATCAAAAATAGTTAAATCATTAGAAGAAAAAAGATATATAAAAAGAGATTTATCGCCAGGAAGAAATACAAAATATTATTTATTAAAAAATATTAAAAGTACTACGAAAAGCGAAGGTACTACGGAAAGTGAAGGTACTGCGAAAAACGAAGGTACTACTACTACGAAAAACGAAGGTACACCCCTACGAAAAGTGAAGGACAATAGTATTAATAATAAACTTAATAATAGTATTAATATAGATAATAATAAAAAATCATCTAAAAAAATTAATAAAAAATATATAGATTTATCACAAATGGAGATTGAATATATAAAACTAACACAAGAGGAATATGACAAGCTGGTTGAAAAATATACAGAGTCATTAGTTAAAAAGAAGCTTATAGACATGGAAGCTTATGAGGCTAATAGGAAAAAGAAATATTTAGACCATTATAAAGCTTTATGCAGTTGGTTGAATAAAGAGAAACCAAAGGAGCAACAAAGCAAAGAAAAATCAAAAACAACAGTAAATAGAAATGTAAAAGCTGATAGTGTAGAAGATGCAATAAAACTTATAAGAGGTGAGGTTGATGAATGA
- a CDS encoding replicative DNA helicase → MNDNRVSSLINVEAERIVVGTLMTELSTHKKIENIQPSMFSEKISKSIFKVIAYLINNDKPVDIPNIDSVLKSRGINISVSSLTNLALYSNLYSFYGSIEIIRELYLKRYMYEKANRLVNGILEGNNIDKLMYEFEEDTKAMSNNDNYDDSIQAITERLFDRLNSPKAEGVKFNIPVLDRVIGGLYPTELTTIGAKSGVGKTAMALYIANGVLKQNKKVLIITREMTDEHILQRLITQRTAISSKVMKNKDLSEIEWKTIVRILSEFNNYNLNINDKISKPGEIRRRIKELKPDLVIIDYLQLLTSEENTNNREREVASLSRAIKDMAQGFKIPIIQLTQLNDSFTGRPFGESPVRESKAIYQDSNNVIYIHKPTNKKDMEEFTEEENLIKTLLELNIGDGPTKAIEVIISKCRDGGTAIEKMWYEGTTLSYKTWNV, encoded by the coding sequence ATGAATGATAATAGGGTATCTAGTTTGATTAATGTAGAAGCTGAGAGAATAGTTGTAGGAACTTTAATGACTGAATTATCAACTCATAAAAAAATAGAGAATATACAACCAAGTATGTTCTCTGAAAAAATAAGTAAATCAATATTCAAGGTTATAGCATATTTAATCAATAATGATAAACCAGTTGATATTCCTAATATAGACTCAGTATTAAAATCTAGAGGAATTAATATATCTGTATCAAGCTTAACAAACTTAGCTTTATATAGTAATTTATATAGTTTCTATGGAAGTATTGAGATCATAAGAGAACTATATTTAAAAAGGTACATGTATGAGAAAGCTAATAGATTGGTAAATGGGATTTTAGAAGGAAACAATATAGACAAGCTGATGTATGAGTTTGAAGAAGACACAAAGGCTATGAGCAATAACGATAATTATGATGACAGTATACAAGCAATAACAGAAAGGCTATTTGATAGGTTAAATAGTCCAAAAGCAGAAGGTGTAAAGTTTAATATTCCTGTACTAGATAGGGTTATAGGAGGATTATATCCAACAGAGTTAACTACTATAGGGGCTAAGAGTGGAGTTGGTAAAACAGCAATGGCTTTATATATAGCCAATGGTGTGCTTAAACAAAATAAGAAAGTTTTAATTATAACTAGAGAAATGACCGATGAACATATTCTACAAAGACTCATAACTCAAAGAACGGCTATATCTTCTAAGGTAATGAAAAATAAAGATTTAAGCGAGATTGAATGGAAGACTATAGTTAGGATATTGAGTGAATTTAATAATTATAACTTGAACATCAACGACAAAATATCTAAGCCAGGAGAAATTAGAAGAAGGATAAAAGAGTTAAAACCTGATTTAGTGATAATTGATTACCTACAATTGCTTACAAGTGAAGAGAATACTAACAATAGGGAAAGAGAAGTTGCGTCACTAAGTAGAGCTATAAAGGATATGGCACAGGGTTTTAAAATACCTATAATTCAATTAACGCAACTAAATGATAGTTTCACTGGTAGACCATTTGGGGAATCACCAGTAAGGGAATCTAAGGCAATATATCAAGATTCCAATAATGTTATATATATCCATAAGCCTACTAATAAAAAAGATATGGAGGAATTTACAGAGGAAGAGAACTTGATTAAAACATTACTAGAGTTAAATATAGGTGATGGACCAACTAAGGCTATAGAGGTAATTATAAGTAAGTGTAGGGATGGAGGAACTGCTATTGAAAAAATGTGGTATGAAGGAACTACACTAAGTTATAAAACTTGGAATGTATAA